One segment of Papaver somniferum cultivar HN1 unplaced genomic scaffold, ASM357369v1 unplaced-scaffold_81, whole genome shotgun sequence DNA contains the following:
- the LOC113345514 gene encoding uncharacterized protein LOC113345514, which translates to MIRIGIAVLQLSELFVSSIVHLLYGFYIFSTAVASDLSQALINKPNLIEIQPKFHPVNTTTSDDDNGVVAAEDDDRNNGFLPPIVLVHGIFGFGKGRLGGLSYFAGAEKKDERVLVPDLGSLTSIYDRARELFYYLKGGQVDYGEEHSKTYGHSQFGRDYQQGNYPEWDEDHPIHFVGHSAGAQVVRALQQMLADKAFKGYEDTSENWVLSISSLSGAFNGTTRTYLDGMQPDDGRSMKPICLLQLCRLGVIIYDWLDIPWLKAYYNFGFDHFNMSWKKSGLTGLVDLLLGNTGPFASEDWILPDLTIQGSMRLNSHLHTFPNTYYFSYATKKTRNLMGITLPSSILGIHPMLFIRVLQMSQWTHPPDAPLPYKGYRDEDWQDNDGALNTISMTYPRLPTEHPNKFVENDSDCQPLQPGIWYHKIVEGDHILFIVNRERAGVQFDLIYDSIFERCRKHVLRTRPTLPNQIQH; encoded by the exons ATGATAAGAATAGGGATCGCAGTATTACAATTATCAGAACTATTTGTTAGTTCAATAGTTCATTTGTTATATGGGTTTTACATTTTTAGTACAGCTGTAGCTTCAGATCTTTCTCAAGCTTTGATTAATAAACCTAATCTCATTGAAATTCAACCTAAATTTCACCCTGTAAATACTACCACTTCTGATGATGATAatggtgttgttgctgctgaagatGATGATAGGAATAATGGGTTCTTACCTCCTATTGTTTTGGTTCATGGGATCTTTGGATTTGGCAAAGGG AGATTGGGTGGATTATCATATTTTGCTGGTGCTGAGAAGAAAGATGAACGTGTTCTTGTGCCTGATTTAGGCTCATTAACCAGCATTTACGATAGAGCTCGTGAATTGTTTTATTATTTGAAAGGTGGACAAGTTGATTATGGTGAAGAACATTCCAAAACTTATGGTCATTCTCAATTTGGAAGAGATTATCAACAAG GAAATTACCCTGAATGGGATGAGGATCATCCAATTCATTTTGTTGGGCATTCGGCCGGTGCGCAAGTGGTTCGTGCATTGCAGCAAATGCTAGCTGACAAG GCTTTCAAGGGGTATGAGGATACGTCAGAGAATTGGGTATTGAGCATATCGTCTCTGTCTGGCGCGTTTAACGGGACAACACGAACTTACTTGGATGGAATGCA ACCGGATGATGGGAGATCGATGAAGCCTATTTGTCTGCTACAGCTGTGTCGATTGGGTGTTATAATTTACGATTGGCTTGATATACCATGGCTAAAAGCTTACTACAATTTTGGGTTTGATCATTTCAATATGTCATGGAAGAAATCAGGTCTTACGGGTTTAGTTGATTTGTTACTGGGGAACACTGGTCCGTTTGCATCAGAGGATTGGATCCTGCCAGACCTTACTATTCAAGGATCAATGAGGCTCAATTCTCATCTACATACATTCCCCAATACATATTATTTCAGCTATGCTACTAAGAAGACAAGAAACTTAATGGGTATCACGTTGCCTTCTAGCATACTAGGGATTCACCCGATGCTTTTCATCAGAGTCTTGCAAATGAGCCAGTGGACACACCCGCCAGATGCACCGCTTCCATATAAAGGATACAG GGATGAAGATTGGCAGGACAATGACGGTGCACTCAACACCATATCAATGACTTACCCCAGACTCCCTACCGAGCATCCCAACAAATTTGTGGAAAATGACTCTGATTGCCAGCCTTTGCAACCCGGAATCTG GTACCACAAGATTGTAGAAGGCGATCACATTCTTTTCATTGTGAATCGGGAGAGAGCAGGTGTACAGTTTGATCTCATTTACGACAGCATTTTTGAGCGCTGCAGAAAGCATGTACTTAGAACTAGACCAACACTACCCAACCaaatccaacactaa
- the LOC113345513 gene encoding serine/threonine-protein phosphatase BSL1-like, with translation MSTGAAATKPWLYPAPTYNFVETNWDTDEDAPGPRCGHTLTAVAATKSHGPRLILFGGATAIEGGASSSAPGIRLAGVTNAVHCYDVLTRKWTRMKPAGEPPSPRAAHAAAAVGTMVVFQGGIGPAGHSTDDLYVLDLTNDKFKWHRVVVQDPGPGPRYGHAMDLVAQRYLVTVSGNDGKRVLSDAWALDTAQKPYKWLKLNPEGDKPCARMYATASARSDGMFLLCGGRDTSGTPLSDAYGLLMHRNGQWEWTLAPGVSPSPRYQHSAVFVGARLHVTGGALRGGRAIDGEASIAVLDTAAGVWLDRNGVVTSSRANKGVADFDAAVELMRRCRHASASVGVRIYIFGGLRGDQLLDDLLIAENSPFQSDINTPISTSERPSTPRMPKASPPAPSPYPTNSDSGTTSPTNSDSRPASPTPLGASSSIDKKSVDKLVEASAAEAEAASAVWQAAKAASSVPSEEASTSDGNNAHVPEVMSDGSDTEGDVRLFSRAVVVAKETVGNLGGLVRQLSLDQFENESRRVNPLNNDQGYPNKKFLARQRSPQGLHKKIISLLLRPRNWKAPANRRFFLDSYEVGELCYAAEQIFMQEPTVLQLKAPVKVFGDLHGQFGDLMRLFDEYGFPATAGDLTYIDYLFLGDYVDRGQHSLETITLLLALKIEYPENVHLIRGNHEAADINALFGFRLECIERMGENDGIWAWTRFNQLFNYLPLAALIEKKIICMHGGIGRSINSIEQIEKLERPITMDAGSIVLMDLLWSDPTENDSIEGLRPNARGPGLVTFGPDRVIEFCKKNKLQLIIRAHECVMDGFERFAQGQLITLFSATNYCGTANNAGAILVVGRGLVVVPKLIHPLPPPLLSPENSPERGVDDTWMQELNIQRPPTPTRGRPQPDHDRSSLAYI, from the exons ATGAGTACAGGAGCTGCTGCTACAAAGCCATGGTTATACCCAGCACCAACATACAATTTTGTAGAAACAAATTGGGATACAGATGAAGATGCACCAGGTCCACGTTGTGGACATACACTAACTGCAGTTGCTGCAACTAAATCACATGGTCCTCGTCTTATTCTCTTTGGTGGTGCTACTGCTATTGAAGGGGgtgcttcttcttctgctcctggtATTAGATTAGCTGGTGTTACTAATGCTGTTCATTGTTATGATGTTCTTACTAGGAAATGGACAAG gATGAAACCGGCTGGTGAACCTCCATCACCTAGGGCAGCTcatgctgcagctgctgttggtACTATGGTTGTTTTCCAG ggtggaataggtCCTGCTGGCCATTCGACCGATGATCTTTACGTGCTTGACTTGACTAATGATAAATTTAAGTGGCATAG AGTTGTTGTTCAAGATCCTGGTCCTGGACCTCGCTACGGACATGCAATGGACTTGGTTGCTCAAAGATATCTTGTTACTGTTAGCGGCAATGATG GCAAGAGAGTGCTGTCAGATGCTTGGGCCTTGGATACAGCACAAAAACCATATAAGTGGCTGAAACTCAATCCTGAAGGCGATAAACCTTGTGCCAGAAT GTATGCAACAGCTAGTGCCCGCTCCGATGGCATGTTTTTGCTCTGTGGAGGAAGAGACACCTCAGGCACG CCTCTGTCTGATGCGTATGGGCTGCTCATGCATAGGAATGGTCAATGGGAATGGACTCTTGCACCTGGGGTGTCTCCTTCCCCTAGGTATCAACATTCAGCG GTCTTCGTTGGTGCTCGGTTACATGTTACAGGTGGTGCCCTAAGGGGCGGCCGAGCAATAGATGGTGAAGCTTCTATTGCAg TATTGGATACTGCTGCAGGAGTATGGTTAGATCGAAACGGGGTCGTGACTTCATCTCGAGCAAACAAGGGTGTCGCTGATTTTGATGCCGCTGTTGAGCTTATGCGTCGATGCCGTCATGCATCTGCATCTGTTGGGGTTCGAATTTACATCTTCGGTGGCCTCAGAGGAG ATCAACTGCTCGATGATCTTCTCATAGCAGAAAATTCTCCATTTCAGTCTGACATTAACACTCCAATCTCCACTTCTGAAAGACCTTCAACCCCAAGAATGCCCAAAGCTAGTCCACCAGCTCCAAGTCCGTATCCAACAAATTCTGATAGCGGAACCACGAGCCCGACAAATTCTGATAGCAGACCAGCAAGCCCTACTCCTCTTGGCGCAAGTTCAAG TATTGACAAGAAGTCTGTTGACAAACTGGTGGAAGCCTCGGCTGCTGAAGCGGAGGCTGCTAGTGCCGTTTGGCAAGCTGCAAAGGCAGCATCTTCAGTTCCCAGTGAAGAAGCTTCTACATCAGATGGCAACAATGCGCACGTCCCAGAAGTCATGTCGGATGGAAGCGATACAGAAGGAGATGTTCGGCTTTTCTCGAGAGCT GTAGTGGTGGCTAAAGAGACTGTTGGTAATTTGGGTGGGTTGGTTCGGCAGCTATCCTTGGATCAGTTTGAAAATGAAAGCAGAAGAGTGAATCCCTTAAATAATGACCAAGGATATCCTAACAAAAAGTTCCTTGCCAGACAGAGGTCACCCCAGGGGTTGCATAAGAAG ATTATTTCTTTATTGCTGAGGCCTCGGAATTGGAAAGCACCTGCTAATAGAAGATTTTTCCTGGATTCCTATGAAGTTGGCGAACTTTGTTATGCTGCTGAGCAGATTTTTATGCAGGAGCCCACAGTTCTGCAATTGAAGGCCCCTGTTAAAGTATTTGGTGATCTGCATGGACAGTTTGGTGATTTAATGCGTTTGTTTGATGAGTATGGATTTCCAGCAACTGCTGGAGACCTAAC GTATATTGATTATTTATTTCTGGGAGACTATGTCGACCGAGGACAGCACAGCTTGGAAACGATAACTTTGCTTTTAGCTCTCAAG ATTGAGTATCCTGAAAACGTTCACTTGATAAGAGGAAACCATGAAGCTGCTGACATAAATGCGCTATTTGGCTTTCGCCTTGAGTGCATCGAGAGGATG GGAGAGAATGATGGCATATGGGCATGGACTCGATTCAATCAACTTTTCAACTATCTCCCACTTGCTGCCCTTATTGAGAAGAAAATCATTTGCATGCATGGTGGCATTGGAAGGTCGATCAATTCTATAGAACAAATAGAGAAACTTGAGAGGCCCATAACCATGGATGCTGGATCTATTGTTTTGATGGATCTTTTATG GTCAGATCCCACAGAAAATGACAGTATAGAGGGTTTAAGACCAAATGCTCGGGGTCCTGGTCTAGTCACTTTCGGG CCTGACCGAGTCATAGAATTCTGCAAGAAAAACAAACTGCAACTGATTATTAGGGCACACGAGTGTGTTATGGATGGTTTCGAACGCTTTGCTCAGGGACAGTTGATTACTTTATTCTCTGCAACTAACTACTGTG GGACGGCAAACAATGCTGGGGCAATCTTGGTAGTTGGGAGGGGACTTGTCGTGGTTCCTAAACTGATTCATCCTCTACCTCCTCCACTTCTATCGCCTGAGAACTCTCCAGAACGTGGTGTGGATGACACATGGATGCAG GAGCTCAACATTCAAAGACCTCCTACACCAACTAGGGGTCGACCGCAACCAGACCATGATCGTAGTTCACTTGCATATATCTGA